Proteins found in one Exiguobacterium sp. 9-2 genomic segment:
- the solA gene encoding N-methyl-L-tryptophan oxidase, with product MSQYDVIIVGAGSMGMAAGYYLSRTNQKILLLDAHNPPHDQASHHGETRIIRHAYGEGEAYVPLALTAQRLWYELEQVSGRSLFLNTGVLNAGQRSSRSMQTIIKSAAQYDLPLEVLTAEEVRIRWSGLTMPDDYIGCFEPTSGVLKCEDCIEAYRDLAVANGVDIRTNATVTTLTAHATGVNVTVGSDIYSADALIVAAGAWSGPLLEQTGLSLPLRPVRKTFAWFEAAEEVFNDAVFPAFAFDTPAGYYYGFPSIAQAGLKIGRHDGGIPVDPNHPRRPFGQEAGDLADLRQFTNTFIPSIDTLSHGKACLYTMTPDENFIIDLHPDYPHIAIAAGFSGHGFKFSSLVGKVLSELIMEQSTNEPIAPFAIERFAKQGI from the coding sequence ATGTCCCAATATGATGTCATCATCGTCGGTGCCGGATCCATGGGAATGGCTGCCGGTTACTATCTTTCACGAACCAATCAAAAAATCTTACTACTAGACGCCCACAATCCGCCGCATGATCAAGCAAGTCATCACGGGGAGACACGGATCATCCGCCATGCCTATGGTGAAGGGGAAGCTTACGTACCGCTCGCGTTAACTGCGCAACGCTTATGGTACGAGTTAGAACAGGTCAGTGGTCGGAGCTTGTTCCTGAACACCGGAGTCTTGAATGCCGGTCAACGCTCGTCCCGTTCGATGCAGACGATCATCAAGAGTGCAGCGCAATACGATTTACCGCTCGAGGTCCTGACGGCTGAGGAAGTTAGAATCCGCTGGTCCGGCTTAACGATGCCCGACGATTATATCGGTTGTTTTGAACCGACGTCTGGTGTATTGAAATGCGAGGATTGTATTGAAGCATACCGGGACCTTGCTGTCGCGAACGGTGTCGACATCCGGACGAATGCAACAGTGACGACGCTTACTGCTCATGCCACTGGTGTTAACGTGACGGTTGGATCAGACATCTATTCAGCTGACGCGTTGATCGTCGCAGCCGGGGCTTGGTCTGGTCCGTTGCTCGAACAGACCGGCCTCTCCTTACCGCTTCGCCCGGTCCGAAAGACGTTTGCCTGGTTTGAAGCAGCGGAAGAAGTATTCAACGACGCGGTGTTCCCTGCCTTCGCCTTTGATACACCCGCCGGTTATTATTACGGTTTTCCAAGCATCGCTCAAGCCGGTCTGAAAATCGGACGCCACGATGGCGGCATCCCGGTTGATCCGAATCATCCACGCCGTCCATTTGGTCAAGAAGCCGGTGATCTGGCAGATTTACGACAGTTCACGAACACATTCATACCCTCGATCGATACCTTATCTCATGGTAAAGCATGTCTTTATACGATGACGCCAGATGAAAACTTCATCATCGATCTGCACCCGGACTATCCGCACATCGCGATTGCCGCCGGCTTTTCCGGTCACGGATTCAAGTTCAGCAGCTTGGTCGGAAAAGTACTCAGTGAATTGATCATGGAACAATCGACGAATGAACCGATCGCACCGTTCGCCATTGAACGATTTGCGAAACAAGGCATATGA
- a CDS encoding transcriptional regulator, translated as MNFNLFKNHVRFKIALELIDLEDGLSIMQLNQRLTDVPQSTLYRQVNAMMDDQLLKVVAVQRVGKVEEKIYALNTSGYQISEADWNSATYDEKVNFVSFYFMYVLQQYQTYFEQTVQTEGQDYSTFSIAKLQLTDETFNDFQQDMRTLLEKYHHLETEDQAKERTVSLVILP; from the coding sequence GTGAACTTTAATCTCTTCAAAAACCATGTCCGTTTTAAGATTGCGCTCGAATTGATTGATCTCGAAGATGGTTTATCAATCATGCAACTGAATCAACGCTTAACGGATGTACCGCAGTCGACCTTATACCGGCAAGTCAATGCGATGATGGACGATCAGTTATTGAAAGTCGTTGCCGTTCAGCGTGTCGGAAAAGTCGAAGAGAAAATATATGCTTTAAACACAAGCGGTTATCAAATCAGCGAAGCAGACTGGAACAGTGCGACGTACGACGAAAAAGTGAATTTCGTCTCGTTCTACTTCATGTATGTTTTACAGCAGTACCAAACATACTTCGAACAGACCGTTCAAACGGAAGGTCAGGACTACTCGACGTTCTCGATTGCTAAACTGCAGCTGACGGATGAAACCTTCAATGATTTCCAACAGGACATGCGGACATTGCTCGAAAAATATCATCACTTGGAGACTGAAGACCAAGCAAAAGAACGGACCGTCTCACTCGTCATCTTACCATAA
- a CDS encoding ABC transporter permease, whose amino-acid sequence MRTFYTLTLTEWLEAWKEWKIVWLPLFFIALGVTQPLLLMYMDVLLAHVGNADGIIVDPNRPTPQPLDVFSATIHGQFNQLGLIVLIMSFMGLLASDRQTGMQDFILTRPVSRNVYLLSKWFSHGMISLFGILIGALTSYCLTVYWFGFLSPMLALRIILDFSLWTLFVVSLTLLISTFLQRAVPIGILSLVVSLLLVVLPSLKSDVLFFMPGALLSVPSNTSFFSSSHLFGVISCLVWIVLTLGWSALRFRKTAY is encoded by the coding sequence ATGAGGACGTTTTATACGCTGACGCTGACCGAGTGGTTGGAAGCGTGGAAAGAATGGAAAATCGTCTGGTTACCGCTGTTCTTCATTGCCCTCGGCGTGACGCAACCATTGCTGTTGATGTACATGGATGTCTTGCTCGCACACGTCGGAAATGCAGACGGAATCATCGTCGATCCGAATCGTCCTACTCCACAACCGCTTGACGTTTTCAGCGCAACCATTCACGGACAGTTCAATCAGCTCGGCTTGATTGTCCTGATCATGAGCTTCATGGGACTGCTCGCATCAGACCGACAAACTGGCATGCAGGATTTCATTCTGACGCGCCCTGTCTCCCGGAATGTTTATCTGCTGTCGAAATGGTTCAGTCACGGTATGATCAGTTTATTCGGAATTCTAATCGGGGCACTCACGTCCTATTGTCTGACCGTCTATTGGTTCGGATTCCTTTCGCCGATGCTTGCGCTACGCATCATCCTCGATTTTAGTCTTTGGACGTTGTTCGTCGTTAGTCTGACATTACTGATCAGCACCTTCTTGCAACGCGCTGTACCGATTGGCATCCTATCGCTCGTCGTCTCCTTGCTTCTTGTTGTACTTCCTTCTCTAAAGTCAGACGTTCTATTTTTCATGCCTGGTGCGCTTCTGTCAGTTCCATCGAACACATCGTTTTTTTCTTCGTCCCATCTGTTCGGTGTCATCTCTTGTCTCGTTTGGATTGTCCTCACACTCGGCTGGTCGGCACTTCGGTTCCGAAAAACGGCTTACTGA
- a CDS encoding SDR family oxidoreductase: MAEANFSIEHTRQLDHGEQSYKGNNKLLNKKILITGGDSGIGRAVAIAYAREGADLVLSYLPEEQADAEEVKALVEQAGRTAHLIPGDLSDEAYCVQLVQEAHQCLGGLDSLTLIAGTQNPVEHISNLETKQLKRTFEVNVFSAFWMVKAAVPLLKPGSTIITTTSVQAYHPSEILLDYASTKFALNGFTRGLAKQLAPSGIRVNGIAPGPIWTPLQFTGGLLPDQMQDFGKDTPLGRCGQPAELASTYVLLASDEASYITAQIYGVTGGIELA; this comes from the coding sequence ATGGCTGAGGCGAACTTTTCGATTGAACATACGAGACAACTGGATCACGGAGAACAATCCTATAAAGGAAACAATAAATTACTCAACAAAAAAATCTTAATTACAGGCGGAGATTCAGGTATCGGTCGAGCCGTTGCCATTGCTTATGCGCGGGAAGGGGCAGACCTGGTCCTTTCATACTTACCTGAAGAGCAAGCAGATGCTGAAGAAGTAAAAGCACTAGTAGAACAAGCAGGGCGTACAGCGCATTTAATTCCGGGTGATCTATCCGATGAAGCGTACTGCGTTCAACTCGTCCAAGAAGCACATCAATGCCTAGGCGGATTAGATTCGCTGACATTAATTGCAGGGACACAGAATCCTGTAGAGCATATTTCAAATCTTGAGACAAAACAACTTAAAAGAACATTCGAAGTCAATGTATTCTCTGCATTTTGGATGGTGAAGGCAGCAGTTCCATTGTTGAAGCCTGGATCGACAATCATAACGACTACATCGGTTCAAGCTTATCATCCAAGTGAAATATTGCTTGACTACGCATCGACTAAATTTGCTTTAAATGGCTTTACGCGAGGTCTTGCGAAACAATTAGCACCGAGCGGCATACGTGTCAATGGTATTGCACCTGGTCCCATTTGGACGCCACTTCAGTTCACAGGAGGATTACTGCCGGATCAGATGCAGGATTTCGGAAAAGACACGCCACTCGGGCGTTGTGGTCAGCCTGCTGAACTCGCAAGTACTTATGTGCTACTTGCCTCAGACGAAGCAAGTTACATCACAGCACAAATTTATGGAGTCACTGGTGGGATTGAATTAGCTTGA
- a CDS encoding putative quinol monooxygenase, with product MDQFGVLTHYKCTVNDQEALFQVLNELQQLVLEQSECILYTINVSDKQSETIFTYEIWSSAAAYQNSLSHELQKFVPLAPSLPVVVVEETNTFRVHM from the coding sequence ATGGATCAGTTTGGTGTTCTGACACATTATAAATGCACAGTAAATGATCAGGAAGCTTTATTTCAAGTATTGAATGAGCTACAACAACTTGTCTTGGAACAATCCGAATGTATTTTATATACGATTAATGTGTCAGATAAACAATCGGAGACGATTTTCACATACGAAATTTGGAGTTCCGCAGCTGCGTATCAAAACTCGCTCTCGCATGAGCTACAAAAATTCGTTCCGCTTGCTCCTAGTCTACCGGTAGTCGTAGTAGAAGAAACAAATACTTTTCGAGTTCATATGTAA
- a CDS encoding DUF2188 domain-containing protein has protein sequence MRRNQHVSPHPKGGYQVKAAGATRATKRFETQKEAIAEGRRIAKKQKTELLIHNKEGQVREKDSYGHDPFPPKG, from the coding sequence ATGCGACGAAATCAACATGTCTCCCCGCATCCCAAAGGCGGTTATCAAGTGAAAGCAGCCGGAGCGACCCGAGCAACAAAACGATTCGAGACACAGAAAGAAGCTATCGCAGAAGGGCGACGGATTGCGAAAAAACAAAAAACAGAATTATTGATTCACAATAAAGAAGGACAAGTTCGTGAAAAGGATTCGTATGGGCATGATCCTTTCCCGCCAAAAGGATAA
- a CDS encoding cupin: MQIYQFKKEVGKKISKFDSNFVMSRIMQTEKVTHIGCIHLEKDGVVGYHQAVVPQLLLIVEGEGWVRGETDDYINVQSGEAVFWSQGEWHETKTDTGLTAIVIESEELDTSSLVSV; encoded by the coding sequence ATGCAGATTTATCAATTCAAAAAAGAAGTTGGTAAAAAAATTTCGAAATTCGATTCGAATTTTGTGATGTCACGGATCATGCAGACGGAAAAAGTGACGCACATCGGATGTATTCATTTAGAAAAGGATGGCGTAGTCGGTTATCACCAGGCTGTCGTACCGCAACTTCTATTAATTGTAGAGGGTGAAGGTTGGGTAAGAGGGGAAACGGATGACTACATAAACGTTCAGAGTGGGGAAGCCGTATTTTGGAGTCAAGGAGAATGGCACGAAACGAAGACAGATACGGGTTTAACGGCGATTGTAATCGAAAGTGAAGAACTCGATACATCATCTCTCGTTTCCGTTTAA
- a CDS encoding DUF2975 domain-containing protein — translation MNRLIWHVRYLKFIMICILIGLLCIAGSGIPLVWHGLSEQLLFERPGYFVLIMAYIVLIPVLFILIHMLRLLQYFVTDPLPLPLITSSIQSLKLNCYVISVMTLCVFPVFFYIGQIDDAPGLILVGISLILIPLTVGSLLACIQQLLLRNLQSVK, via the coding sequence ATGAACCGGCTCATTTGGCATGTTCGTTATTTAAAATTCATTATGATTTGTATCCTGATCGGTTTGTTATGCATAGCTGGTAGTGGAATTCCTCTTGTATGGCATGGACTTTCAGAACAATTGCTCTTCGAACGTCCTGGCTACTTCGTATTGATCATGGCCTATATCGTGTTGATTCCAGTCCTGTTCATTTTGATTCACATGTTGCGGCTATTGCAATACTTTGTGACGGACCCGCTTCCATTGCCTTTAATCACATCTTCCATCCAATCATTGAAGCTGAATTGTTACGTGATTTCAGTAATGACCTTATGCGTCTTCCCTGTCTTTTTTTACATCGGTCAAATCGATGATGCACCTGGCTTGATCCTCGTTGGTATTAGTTTAATCCTTATCCCTTTGACAGTTGGTTCCTTACTTGCTTGCATACAACAACTTCTATTACGAAACCTGCAGTCCGTCAAGTAA
- a CDS encoding methyl-accepting chemotaxis protein, whose amino-acid sequence MISLILIAFFVFSSLALYFNTKQTAVSTLKATAEKDALRISKTFNTAAYSEFLQSPIASEQYETLRNELDTLRKQNGLLYAYTAHIDQNKVRLLIDGLPKKDAAKIDAPASGAKVADMQDVLKGDTHATDIINDPVYGQYMSIYVPLKDASGQVIGILGTDIAAKEVDALTTDLLQQNAPIFIGLMLLLLTITLVLLYIVLGRKLRPLETLQKVAALIADGRLDQAKQTLSDLTIASKDEIYALAISIRDMNEMLRTMIVDIKQTATLVSTTSQSIDQSTSEVLDGSEQIAHTMSEIATGTESQTQVTLSLNDEMNQFAALIETTNQSGVEIQGTTDQMAILTRVGRDQMSASVEQMRHIHQHVTQSAEQIDLLKQQSSDIQTLVGIIRGISEQTNLLALNAAIEAARAGEQGKGFAVVATEVKNLSSHVASSVSEIATIVTSIEDSAQQMQHSFKTTVEATAAGKQIVLDTDTTFERLTDQVTHVSSATQQMTQQMEDVLQAERFIRNALTEIAAVAEEHTASNEEVAAASEQMIATITTLHTLVVDLNARTEHLEQEARRFEI is encoded by the coding sequence ATGATTAGTTTAATTTTGATTGCCTTTTTTGTTTTTAGTAGTCTGGCCTTATACTTCAATACGAAGCAAACTGCGGTTTCAACGCTTAAAGCGACCGCTGAAAAGGATGCTTTACGTATCAGCAAGACATTCAACACGGCGGCTTACAGCGAATTTCTACAATCGCCTATCGCGTCTGAGCAATATGAAACGTTACGAAATGAACTTGATACATTACGTAAGCAAAACGGACTCCTGTATGCATACACAGCACACATCGACCAAAATAAGGTCCGTTTGCTGATTGACGGTCTCCCCAAAAAAGATGCGGCTAAAATTGATGCGCCAGCAAGCGGTGCAAAAGTCGCGGATATGCAGGATGTATTAAAAGGCGACACACATGCGACGGACATCATTAATGATCCTGTATATGGACAGTATATGAGCATCTACGTTCCGTTAAAAGATGCGTCCGGTCAAGTCATCGGCATTCTTGGAACCGACATCGCTGCGAAGGAAGTCGATGCGCTTACGACGGATCTATTACAACAAAACGCTCCGATTTTCATCGGGTTAATGCTCCTGCTGTTAACGATCACCCTCGTCTTGCTCTACATCGTGCTCGGTCGAAAATTACGTCCGCTCGAGACGTTACAGAAAGTCGCTGCCTTGATTGCCGACGGACGACTGGATCAGGCGAAACAGACGTTGAGCGATTTGACAATCGCTTCAAAGGACGAAATCTATGCGCTTGCGATCTCGATTCGTGATATGAATGAAATGCTGCGGACGATGATCGTTGATATCAAACAGACAGCCACTCTCGTCTCGACGACGAGTCAATCGATTGATCAAAGTACATCAGAAGTACTCGACGGATCTGAGCAAATCGCTCATACGATGTCGGAAATCGCAACGGGAACTGAAAGTCAGACGCAAGTCACGCTTTCATTGAATGACGAGATGAATCAGTTCGCAGCATTAATCGAGACGACGAATCAGTCTGGTGTCGAAATTCAAGGAACGACGGATCAGATGGCAATACTGACACGAGTCGGACGGGATCAAATGTCTGCTTCTGTCGAACAGATGCGCCACATTCATCAACATGTCACCCAGTCTGCTGAACAGATTGATCTACTGAAACAGCAATCATCGGATATCCAAACGCTCGTCGGCATTATCCGCGGTATTTCCGAGCAGACGAATCTACTTGCCCTCAATGCCGCGATCGAAGCAGCACGGGCTGGCGAACAAGGCAAAGGCTTCGCCGTCGTTGCGACCGAGGTCAAGAATCTCTCAAGTCATGTCGCAAGCAGTGTCAGTGAAATCGCAACAATCGTCACCTCGATTGAAGACAGTGCGCAACAGATGCAACACAGTTTCAAGACGACGGTTGAAGCAACAGCAGCCGGTAAGCAGATCGTCCTTGATACGGATACAACGTTCGAACGGTTGACGGATCAAGTCACGCACGTCTCGTCAGCAACACAGCAGATGACGCAACAGATGGAAGACGTCTTGCAGGCAGAACGATTCATTCGCAATGCCTTGACGGAAATTGCCGCTGTCGCGGAAGAGCATACGGCAAGTAACGAGGAAGTCGCCGCTGCGTCTGAACAGATGATTGCGACGATCACGACGTTGCATACGCTCGTCGTTGATTTAAACGCACGAACGGAACACTTAGAACAAGAAGCCCGTCGCTTCGAGATTTGA
- a CDS encoding PLD nuclease N-terminal domain-containing protein: protein MNTDFSALSQIDWERFLPLLLIYISINLILLICACIDWFRRKDRIATPAVWLMVILLVQPIGSILYFVIGRRMTA, encoded by the coding sequence ATGAATACAGATTTCTCTGCCTTATCACAAATCGACTGGGAACGCTTTTTGCCCCTATTATTGATTTACATCTCCATCAATCTGATTCTACTCATCTGCGCCTGTATCGATTGGTTTAGACGCAAGGACCGGATTGCGACACCGGCGGTATGGTTAATGGTCATTCTTCTCGTCCAACCGATTGGCTCGATTCTTTACTTCGTCATCGGAAGGAGGATGACAGCATGA
- a CDS encoding ABC transporter ATP-binding protein: MIQISNLQLSLQRRLILDDISFTIHEHECLGLIGPNGAGKTTLLKCLSGMIESDRGSITMSSRPIRQQQRSIGYLSQQTDFKPWMTCEQSLRFFGHLSGLDRATLNKRIPEVLHEVGLHAQQAEVIERLSGGMRQRLGIAQAILHEPTFLILDEPASALDPNGRHDINQLILRLKKRMTIIVSTHLLEDAKTCCDRFLVIKHGKLLGPLDNQRNVDQYRIQVETLTPVLPFSATLFPRVEINRINPCCYQFSAQQPLDLSELATTLIQLGWSIASIAYQPIGLEERFLDMVADV; this comes from the coding sequence ATGATTCAGATTTCCAATCTCCAGCTTTCACTTCAACGACGTCTCATTCTAGACGATATTTCCTTTACGATTCACGAACATGAATGTCTCGGACTGATTGGTCCAAATGGTGCCGGAAAGACGACACTCCTGAAATGTCTAAGCGGCATGATCGAGAGTGATCGTGGTTCCATCACGATGTCTTCCCGCCCCATCCGGCAACAGCAGCGATCGATCGGCTATTTATCCCAACAAACCGACTTTAAACCTTGGATGACGTGCGAACAGTCACTGCGTTTCTTCGGTCACTTGTCGGGGCTTGATCGCGCAACGTTAAATAAGCGGATTCCGGAAGTTCTACATGAAGTTGGACTCCACGCTCAACAAGCAGAAGTCATTGAACGCTTGTCCGGCGGGATGCGCCAACGTCTCGGGATCGCCCAAGCGATCTTACATGAACCGACATTTCTGATTCTCGATGAACCAGCTTCCGCCCTTGATCCAAATGGTCGGCATGATATCAATCAGTTGATCCTCCGTTTAAAGAAACGGATGACGATCATCGTCTCGACACACCTGTTAGAAGATGCGAAAACGTGTTGCGACCGTTTCCTCGTCATCAAACATGGAAAATTGCTTGGTCCGCTCGACAATCAACGCAACGTTGATCAATACCGGATTCAAGTCGAGACGCTTACACCTGTCCTACCGTTTTCTGCGACGCTATTTCCACGAGTCGAGATTAATCGAATCAACCCATGCTGCTATCAATTCTCTGCACAGCAGCCACTTGACCTTTCAGAGTTAGCGACCACCTTGATTCAACTAGGATGGTCGATTGCTTCGATCGCCTATCAACCAATTGGACTCGAGGAACGGTTCCTCGACATGGTGGCGGACGTATGA